One window of Streptomyces sp. NBC_00273 genomic DNA carries:
- the glp gene encoding molybdotransferase-like divisome protein Glp, whose protein sequence is MSSSAPQDTGHRLWSVDEHLADVLSAVRPLEPIELQLLDAQGCVLVEDVTVPVALPPFDNSSMDGYAVRTADVQGASEEFPAVLTVVGDVAAGSGELPTVGPGEAARIMTGAPLPPGAEAVVPVEWTDGGTGGGAAAGMTPASAAPEHAGGEVRVHRAAEARAHVRARGSDVQAGDLALSAGTVLGPPQIALLAAIGRGTVRVRPRPRVVVMSTGSELVQPGEALTSGTIYDSNSFALAAAARDAGAIAYRVGAVADDADTLRATIEDQLIRADLLVTTGGVSVGAYDVVKEALSSVGHSSEGADGGRMDFRKLAMQPGKPQGFGTIGPDHTPLLALPGNPVSSYVSFELFVRPAIRALMGLPESEVRRPSVRAVLSADKALGSPAGRRQFLRGRYDAESGTVSPVGGSGSHLIAALAHADSLMVVPEDVTSVEPGTELEVILLG, encoded by the coding sequence TTGAGCAGTTCCGCACCGCAGGACACCGGCCACCGTCTGTGGTCCGTGGACGAGCACCTCGCGGACGTCCTCTCGGCCGTCCGGCCGTTGGAGCCCATCGAGCTCCAACTGCTGGACGCCCAGGGCTGTGTCCTGGTCGAGGACGTGACCGTGCCCGTCGCCCTCCCGCCCTTCGACAACAGCTCCATGGACGGCTACGCCGTCCGAACGGCCGACGTCCAGGGTGCGAGCGAGGAGTTTCCCGCGGTGCTCACCGTCGTCGGGGACGTCGCGGCGGGCAGCGGTGAGCTGCCCACCGTCGGCCCCGGCGAGGCCGCCAGGATCATGACCGGCGCCCCGCTGCCGCCCGGCGCGGAAGCCGTCGTACCGGTCGAGTGGACCGACGGCGGCACGGGCGGCGGCGCGGCCGCCGGGATGACCCCGGCCAGCGCCGCCCCCGAGCACGCGGGCGGCGAGGTGCGGGTGCACCGCGCCGCCGAGGCGCGGGCGCACGTCCGCGCGCGCGGCAGCGACGTGCAGGCCGGTGACCTGGCCCTTTCGGCCGGCACCGTCCTCGGGCCGCCGCAGATCGCCCTGCTGGCCGCCATCGGGCGCGGCACCGTACGGGTGCGGCCGCGCCCCCGCGTGGTGGTCATGTCCACCGGCAGCGAGCTGGTCCAGCCCGGCGAGGCGCTCACGTCGGGCACCATCTACGACTCCAACAGCTTCGCGCTGGCCGCGGCCGCGCGGGACGCCGGCGCCATCGCCTACCGGGTCGGTGCCGTCGCGGACGACGCCGACACCCTGCGCGCCACCATCGAGGACCAGCTGATCCGGGCCGACCTGCTGGTCACCACGGGCGGGGTCAGCGTCGGCGCGTACGACGTCGTCAAGGAGGCGCTGTCCTCGGTCGGGCACTCCAGCGAGGGCGCGGACGGCGGCCGGATGGACTTCCGCAAGCTCGCCATGCAGCCCGGCAAGCCGCAGGGCTTCGGCACGATCGGCCCGGACCACACCCCGCTGCTGGCGCTGCCCGGCAACCCGGTGTCCTCGTACGTCTCCTTCGAGCTGTTCGTGCGCCCCGCGATCCGCGCCCTCATGGGGCTGCCGGAGTCCGAGGTCCGGCGGCCGAGCGTGCGCGCGGTGCTGAGCGCCGACAAGGCACTCGGCTCCCCGGCCGGCCGCCGCCAGTTCCTGCGCGGCAGGTACGACGCCGAGAGCGGCACGGTCAGCCCGGTCGGCGGATCGGGCTCCCACCTGATCGCCGCGCTGGCGCACGCCGACTCCCTGATGGTCGTACCGGAGGACGTCACCTCGGTGGAGCCGGGGACCGAGCTGGAAGTGATCCTGCTCGGCTGA
- a CDS encoding GNAT family N-acetyltransferase translates to MVLSDGDVTLRPIKLRDQKAWREVNRRNRDWLRPWEATIPPPAPWGPVVQRPTYRQMVRHLRAEANAGRMLPFVIEYQGRLVGQLTVAGITWGSMCAGHIGYWVDREVAGRGVMPTAVALAVDHCFRKVGLHRIEVCIRPENHPSRRVVEKLGLREEGLRPRYLHIDGAWRDHLVYAVTAEEVPEGLLRRWHRGRHSQSPPK, encoded by the coding sequence GTGGTCCTGTCGGACGGCGACGTCACCCTCCGGCCGATAAAGCTGCGCGACCAGAAGGCCTGGCGCGAGGTCAACCGGCGCAACCGCGACTGGCTCCGGCCGTGGGAGGCCACGATTCCGCCACCCGCGCCGTGGGGGCCGGTGGTCCAGCGGCCCACGTACCGCCAGATGGTCCGCCATCTGCGGGCGGAGGCGAACGCGGGCCGGATGCTGCCCTTCGTCATCGAGTACCAGGGCCGTCTGGTGGGCCAGCTGACGGTCGCCGGGATCACCTGGGGCTCGATGTGTGCGGGCCACATCGGCTACTGGGTGGACCGCGAGGTGGCGGGCCGCGGCGTGATGCCGACGGCGGTCGCGCTGGCGGTGGACCACTGCTTCAGGAAGGTCGGCCTGCACCGGATCGAGGTGTGCATCCGTCCCGAGAACCATCCGAGTCGGCGGGTCGTGGAGAAGCTGGGCCTGCGCGAGGAGGGGCTGCGGCCGCGCTATCTGCACATCGACGGGGCCTGGCGCGACCACCTCGTCTACGCGGTGACGGCGGAGGAGGTCCCGGAGGGGCTGCTGCGCCGCTGGCACCGTGGGCGCCACTCGCAGTCCCCGCCGAAATAG
- the moaC gene encoding cyclic pyranopterin monophosphate synthase MoaC — translation MSTESRLTHIDEAGAARMVDVSGKDVTTRTARASGRVLVAPRVIELLRGEGVPKGDALATARIAGIMGAKKTPDLIPLCHPLAVSGVKVDLRVADDAVEILATVKTTDRTGVEMEALTAVAVAGLTVIDMVKAVDKGAVITDVRVEEKTGGKSGDWARS, via the coding sequence ATGAGTACCGAAAGCAGGCTCACCCACATCGACGAGGCCGGCGCGGCCCGGATGGTCGACGTGTCCGGGAAGGACGTCACCACCCGGACGGCGCGGGCCAGCGGACGCGTACTCGTCGCCCCGCGGGTGATCGAGCTGCTGCGCGGCGAGGGCGTCCCCAAGGGCGACGCCCTCGCCACCGCGCGCATCGCCGGGATCATGGGGGCGAAGAAGACCCCCGACCTGATCCCGCTGTGCCACCCGCTGGCCGTCTCGGGCGTGAAGGTGGACCTGCGGGTCGCCGACGACGCGGTCGAGATCCTCGCCACCGTGAAGACGACCGACCGCACGGGCGTCGAGATGGAGGCGCTGACCGCGGTCGCGGTCGCCGGCCTCACCGTGATCGACATGGTGAAGGCGGTCGACAAGGGCGCGGTCATCACGGACGTCCGGGTGGAGGAGAAGACCGGCGGCAAGTCCGGCGACTGGGCCCGCTCGTGA
- a CDS encoding MogA/MoaB family molybdenum cofactor biosynthesis protein: MGRALVVTASNRASQGVYADKGGPLLAEALEELGFTVDGPRVVPDGDPVEQALREGVAAAYDVILTTGGTGISPTDRTPDATARVLDYEIPGIPQAIRAEGLAKVPTAALSRGLAGVAGRTLIVNLPGSTGGVRDGLAVLSRVLPHAVDQMRGGDHPRPVPPSGSPS; encoded by the coding sequence CTGGGCCGGGCCCTGGTCGTCACGGCCTCGAACCGGGCCTCGCAGGGCGTGTACGCGGACAAGGGCGGACCGTTGCTGGCCGAGGCGCTGGAGGAGCTCGGCTTCACGGTGGACGGCCCGCGGGTCGTCCCGGACGGCGATCCCGTGGAGCAGGCCCTGCGGGAGGGCGTGGCCGCCGCGTACGACGTCATCCTGACCACCGGCGGAACCGGGATCTCGCCGACCGACCGCACCCCGGACGCCACCGCGCGGGTGCTGGACTACGAGATCCCCGGCATCCCGCAGGCCATCCGCGCCGAAGGCCTGGCGAAGGTGCCGACCGCGGCCCTGTCCCGGGGCCTGGCGGGCGTGGCCGGGCGCACCCTCATCGTCAACCTCCCCGGCTCGACGGGCGGGGTGCGCGACGGCCTCGCCGTCCTGTCCCGCGTCCTGCCGCACGCGGTGGACCAGATGCGGGGCGGCGACCACCCCAGACCGGTACCGCCCTCCGGGAGCCCGAGCTGA